The genomic region TCCATTGGTTGTAACTGGATTGGATTATTAAAATGGATCATATATTTGAATTTTGTATGACCAAAAAGGGTAAACAAATGATTAAGAAGAGTAAAATAGAGAAGGGTATTTTAAGTAAATTGTAAAAGCTAGTGCTAGTAAACATTAAGAATATATTGATATTGATTGGTTAATATAAGattcttttttattatttaaattatattattattaaactaaataaaatatatttttttaaaaagaaatatTGAGCAATAAAAAGTAGCAACGACGTCGTATGGGTGCAAGGTATATTTGTGAGAGTACAAAACAAAACTTTCGACACCACTTTCTATCTCTTTACTAAATTCTCAACTCCTGCGGCGTAGATCTAAGGAGTTTGAGAAAACCCTAATCTTCAAAACCCCCCTCTTCAACTCATCTGCTTTTCAAGTAAGCAATTCTTTTCATTATTATTTAATTGATCATTTTTCAATCTTTAATTATGCActtgtatatatttgtgtttaTAGGTTGATGGGTTTGTTTTATTTAGtttctttttcttatttcatATTGGGGTTTTAGTTTTCTTGATTAATTGAGTTAAAGTTTTGATTTTTATGAGTTTTCTTTGTTTTTAAGTCTTGGGTTTTGGTTGCTTTTGCATAAAGGTGATTACTTTTTATGTGGGTTTGCTTTGTATAGTTTCTTTTTGTTATTTCATACTGGGGTTTTAGTTTTCTTGATTGATTGTGTTGAAGTTTTGATTTTTATGAGTTTTCTTGGTTGTGAAGTCTTTAGTTTTGGTTGATTTTGCATAAAGGTGATTACTTTGTATGTGGGTTTGTTTTGATTGATGGGCTTGTGATTGTAAGTGGGTTTGGTTGATAAAGGCAAGATTTTTAGCTGAATAAGTGAAGGGGTTTGTTTTCGATGAAATGGGAAATGAGCTTATAGATGGAATTACTAATTTGTATGTGTAAGAACATGGGAAATGGGTTTATAGATTGAATTAGGTATTTAGTAATTTGTATGTGTAAGAACCGTGTGCTAAAAGGTTGGATTGGATTGTGTTTTTCAGTTGTTTGTCGTAACACTTGAACTTGTAAGCATTTTAGATATGTTACGTGGCCTGATAGAATGGGGGTATTTGATGACTGTTTTTTTGTTTGGTAGTTACTGGAATTAACAGTCGTGTGTGATGATAGATGTATTAGAATGCTATTGGAGCATTAGATATTTCTAATTTGGAATTGGGATGCCTTATTTGGAACTGCTGTGTAGAGATATTTTTTCTTTGTTGCCAAATTAGTGTGATTGGCATCAAATAATTTATGGCTTTATACTTGTGTGGTCAAATTTTCTTTGTATAATTTCGGTTATGTTGTCTACTAAGAGCTGAGAATGTATTTAGTCAAGTAGCAGATGGTACGTGTTATTTGGTAAACAAATATTTATACATGTAGATTTTACCACACACTACTTGCGTCTAATGCTTTTTTTTGAATTGCTAAGAAAAATGGAATACTTAAGAGCTACTGATTTAGATAATATCTAAATGTGATGTCAATCATTTATTATACTGGGTTATATGCAGGTCCTCTGTTTAGCTTTGCTTTGTAAAATGAGGGATAGAATTTTTTAGGTGTATTTTTCCCACTGATTCGGACATAGTTATGAAGATTTAAAAAATATGCTGTATTTGGCTTGGTCTGCTATAGGGGTGTTCATATGCAGTGACGTGGCATATTCATGCAAATGATAAAAAAATCTTTTAACTAATAACTATTAGTGATGTGATGTAATTTTTGTACTTCATCATCATAGAAGTTTGCGGACATGAAGGAGATTGgtcttctccttgttctttttttAAGTGCTATATCATTTCACAAATCATTAATGGTTTCCTTCCATGAAATATAGAAGTCCTGGAGAAACTTTATTTGTAGTTCATTCCTTTTATTTCCTTATTAGTGAAATTTTGTTTGAACTATTTTTTTAATGTTACTTCTATTTTTGAACTCATCAGCTTCTGTAAAGAATTTTTATTTTACAGTGCAATCATTGTATTAATCTTTCCACTTTGCAAGTAGtatatgcatgcatatatattTGGTTTTAATTACAGTTGTTCTTAACATCATTAAGTTAATCAAATTTGTAGTTGCTTATGCTAGTTTATTGTTTACTTATGTGCAACTTTCTTCCTTTCTCACGAGCAAACCTTAAATCTTGTACTTCCAACAGTCATGGCTGGAGCTGCACCAGAAGGTTCTCAATTCGATGCACGTCAATTTGACGCAAAAATGACCGAGCTGTAAGTGATTCGTGCTCCAGGTTCAGTATATTTTCATTGCTCCATAGAAATTTGCTGTTTGTTTTCCTTACTGTTAAATTTCGGATAAAATCATAGTGTATCTTATTGCTTACGTGCtctaaataaaatgatttttctttGATGAACGTGAGCAGACTTGGTGCTGATGGAGAAGAATTCTTTACATCATATGATGAGGTTTATGACAGTTTCGATGCTATGGGACTGCAGGAAAACCTTCTGCGAGGCATCTATGCTTACGGTAGAGAAGAGTATAACCTTGTTTTTTTTTCTATGTTTCATGTTTCCATAAAGAAGATATTAGTTTCATGGCTACCTTTAACGGATTTTATGGAGGTATAGTGTGGATTTTAGGGGTGGCATTGGGGAGCTGAGTAGCTGCTTGATAGGTTAACAGTATTCTTAAAATAAAATATGGGAGGGGAGGGTTTCAGTTCTGTGTAATTGGTACATGGGAAATAAGTAGTAATAGGCATGCATACCTCCCCATGctaatatattaattattttgttttgCATGATAAAAGGTGCCTCTTTCAGCTGCTTAAAACATTAAAAAttcatttaaaaaatattatcATCAACATATGTCAAATATGATTTCGAAGCGGGAAGGGGTATGTTCGAGTAAATTTTTCAAATTCAAGTATCGTCCGTGCTCGATGGTAATCTATTCACGGGTCAACTTAATTTCTTTCATAGAGCTTTCTTCACGGAACCGGGCCTGAACGCTGGTTAATTAGTGACACTTTCACTGTAGCCCAAAATCGTTCAAAATGAATTGATTAACCCATAATCACTTGTCTAGTAAATGGGATTAATAATTACCAGATTCCATCAAGTCTTAGAACTTATAATCGCATGAAATTGACAAGTATACAAACACGGCCAACACCTGAAATTTCTATCCTTTCTTTCTTTCACTTCCAGTTTGTAGAGCATACTTTGCCTTGTGACTTACATGGGCATTCTAGAAAAGATTTTCATCAACTTTCCTCTAACATTCTGATAAGCAGTTACTGAcagaaaattttaaatttatgtGCTTTTCCCTTTGTATGTTGTTAAGGTTTTGAGAAGCCATCTGCGATTCAGCAGCGGGGAATTGTTCCTTTCTGCAAAGGGCTAGATGTTATTCAACAGGCACAATCTGGTACTGGGAAGACAGCAACTTTCTGCTCTGGAGTTCTTCAGCAGCTTGATTTTGCTGTTGTTGAATGTCAAGCGTTGGTTCTTGCTCCTACTCGTGAACTAGCACAACAGATTGAGAAGGTTATGCGAGCACTTGGTGACTATCTTGGCGTTAAGGTTCATGCTTGTGTGGGTGGAACCAGTGTCCGCGAAGATCAGCGCATTCTCTCCAGTGGAGTTCATGTTGTGGTTGGTACTCCTGGTCGCGTGTTCGACATGCTGCGAAGACAATCTCTGCGCTCAGATTACATCAAGATGTTTGTTCTGGACGAAGCAGATGAAATGCTCTCAAGAGGATTCAAGGATCAGGTATTTGTCATTTCCACGCTCTATATAATCGTCAATCTGCGGTTGTTTCTGTGATTAACAAGACATCTAATGATATTTTAAATTTACAGTTTAGCTTGACCTATTTTTAATGTTGGGTATGTAGTCATTTGAACGTTCTCTCCACATGACTCTGGAAGATGCTCGATATTGTAATACCATCTTGAAACTGTATAGTGCTAGAAGCAGGTCCATTTTCTTTAattcttttgttttttttctgCAGATTTATGATATTTTCCAGTTGTTACCTCCCAAAGTTCAGGTTGGTGTTTTCTCTGCCACCATGCCTCCTGAGGCTCTTGAAATCACAAGGAAATTCATGAATAAGCCTGTTAGGATTCTTGTGAAGCGAGATGAGCTGACTCTCGAGGGTATCAAACAATTTTATGTTAATGTTGACAAGGAGGAATGGAAACTGGAAACACTCTGTGATCTTTATGAGACTTTGGCTATTACCCAGAGTGTCATCTTTGTTAATACCAGGCGCAAGGTTGATTGGCTGACTGACAAAATGCGCAGTCGTGATCACACCGTCTCTGCCACTCATGGAGACATGGATCAGAATACTAGAGATATCATTATGCGTGAATTCCGCTCTGGTTCCTCTCGTGTGCTCATTACCACTGATCTTCTCGCTCGTGGTATAGATGTCCAGCAAGTATCACTTGTGATTAACTATGATTTGCCGACTCAGCCAGAGAACTACCTCCATCGAATTGGTCGTAGCGGACGTTTTGGAAGGAAAGGTGTTGCAATCAACTTTGTGACCAAGGATGATGACAGGATGTTGGTTGACATACAGAAGTTTTATAATGTAGTAGTGGAGGAGCTGCCAGCCAATGTTGCCGATCTTCTTTAGGGTGGAATTGATCTGAACCATTAAACTTTATTTAAAAGTTGATGTCCTATCTGGTAGGTTTACTAGCCAAGACATAAATTTGATATTGACCTTCCTTTACAATTTATTTCTAGTTTGTTGTAATTTTGTTTTTTGGCGAGATTTGGTGAATTTCTGTATCTTATGTTTCCAATACAATTTGCAGAATGGTATGTTTTGAAACGGCACCCTTGAGGTCAAATTCTGAATATTAAGTTTTGACATTTTTATCGGGTTTGATAGTTTGTTTATCTATCTTGTGTTTGGATTTTTGGATATTTTAGCTTTGGTCTTGTTTCACTTTAGTCGGTATGTAGGTTTTACCTTCAACGAGAAGGTTGATTGTGTTCAATAGCTTCCGGTTTTGTTTGATCATATTAATTCACTTTCTAGTTTTCTACCAGGAGTGTCATTGATTTACTTTCGAGTTTTCTACCAGAAGTGTCAaatgtgtgtgtttgtgtgcaAGAGAATGGATATTGGTTCCCAAGTACATTCAGGGTAAAtagaataattttttttgtaGACAAAGTTCAACATGTCAGATGGAAGCAATAGTGTACACATCTCAGATAAGAGATACCAATTTGGTAGAACACAAATGAAAATTCTGCTATTATATCATCTTAACCAACCAATGCACTTGAAGCTTAGGTAACAACTTCAGAGTGAAAAAAATTCGGGGTCATGAAAGACATGTGGAAATGAACAAGAACTTTGCGAGTTCGCCAAGTTTAACTcaatttttttttgctaaatatgAGTTCAACTCAAAATTTATCAATGAAAAAATACGTATGCGTATAAATTCGCTTTATATAATATAAAGCGAATTACTATACATATTCGGTTTTATGGATGATTTGAAAGAAAAACATTATGAGATGCTTGAAAACAAACAAAGATAAAAAATTTAGTCAAGGCACTAAAGAAAAGTGGTAATTAGTGTAGGAGTATTCAACAGAACCCAACTCATTTGAGCTTGAACAAATAAGATTTACAAGGAACTAAACTAAGGGTTTACTCTGGAGTTTTTAAATGGAAATTTCATCCCATTTTTGGATTGACTTTGGTGAATTTATCAAATTTGCATTCATTAATACTTACTTTCACTCTTTTTAAAAATTCGGGAGCACAATTACGAAATGAATTGAAATTAATTTACTTATCCTTCACTTCATTTCCTCCTTTTTTAACACTCCGGAGCAAGAGGTAAGGAAGTACAAAGGGTCTTTAACAGTTCACCTCCAGTATCGAGAATAGTATAAGcttattattttttcttttaaattgtTCACTGGTCTATTCATCTCCCATGCATGATGCATCTTAGCTCATTTATTCTTCCGGGGAGATCCTACAGGCAATGTTTGTTTTACAAGAACATGTAACTGAAATTTATCATTTTACCACTAGAATTTATCTTATATTTGTAGCATTTTTGTTCTTTTACAGTTAAAGATCTTTTACCAAAGGAAATTAGTTTGTGCTATATACAATGGATTCAGATGATCCAAACCAGTCCAACTACAGAATCTGGAGAAGTTGCATGGAGTCATATCTTGTAGGTGAAGATTTGTGGGATGTTGTGTGTGGAGATGATACTATACCTCCAGAAGATATCCAAGAAAACAACACTGCTCTTAAGGAATGGAGAAAGAAGAATGGTAAAGCTGAATTTATATTGAAGAATTCCATCTCAACTAATGTGTTTGATCATATTATTCATTGCAAATCAGCAAGTGGTATCTGGGAGACTCTTAATAAGATATTtaataagaatgataaagaaacTCAGTTAAGGGTGTTAAAGAATGATCTTGAAAATGTTACTCAGGGTAACCTGACCATTTCTCAGTTTTTCTTGAAAATTAAGAATCTGTGTTCAGAAATTTCGAAACTAGATGAGAAGGAGATGATTTCTGAAGCTCGGTTGAAGCGCATTATTGACAGTGGCTTGAAGCCTGAATTTATTCCCTTTGTGACATTAATCGAGGGATGGCCTGTACAACCATCTTTGGAAGAGTACGAGAATGTAATGGTATCAGTGGAGGCCTTAGCAATGAAAAGGGCAGAAGTTGCAACTAATAACGAAGAAGGAAGTGTTATAAAAGAAACAAAGTAGAAAAAGGTTGAAGACAAAGAGAGAGAAGGCGAAGGTAAGGTACAGGGGCCTAGTGTCtgtttaattattttttcatgCGTAAAATCTTTATTTCCATATGATGACACATTTTTTGAATAGGGGTTTTTATATTGTATAAAACTTTGATTCTTGGTTCCTTTTCTAATGCCTAATGTTTGTCTCTGGTACTTATTCGTGCTCATGGCTGGCTGTATATCAGAAGAATCTCAAATGGATTCGAATATGACTGATTTGTAAGTTTCCCATTTATTATTTCCGATCATTGTTGTATCAACATGTAATGGTATTCCTTCCCTTTTGAATTGGCAGTCACAGTCTTCTATGCAATTTGTCTTAACAGTTGCTGTGCAGGTTTGATAAAGTTAGCCATATAGCTTACTTGCATGATAAAAATAGTATGTTTCTTACTATAGATAAATTCACTGCAGCAGTCCTGGTAATGATGGAGAAGAAATCTTTAAATCAGATGATGAGGTTTATGATAGCCTCGAAGCTACAGAATTGCAGGAAAAGCTTTTGGGAGGTAACCATGCTGATGGTAGAAGAAATTAGAACCTTGTTCCCCTTTTCGTTACTTTACTCTTGTTTTATGTCCATCTTGAATTAAGTTTAAGCTCTTTTAAGGATGGCTTTCTGTGTCTGGTGACTGCCATGAACTGTAGCAATCAAGTGATATATGGTTAAATTTTAAAGTATTGCATTGTAGTCAAATTTATACCTCCGTGTAATCGTATGTAAGAAATGGAGGTAAGAAATCTATGTAGCACTACCATGACTCACAGACTCAGTAAAGGTTCCATGAATATGTAGAAGTCATGAAGCAACAGTTCCGTAGTTctttaattcttttattttctttcCTTTAGTTGCGGAGTTTTCATTAACTATTATTTTATCTCATTTTActtctttatttttatttaaaatcaGCAGCTTATGATAAAGCACTAAGTTATCTTTTATTGTGCAGTTATGATAAGAATCTTTCCCAGACCATTATTCATTTATATTTTCAATGGTTGCATATGTAGGTTTAATATTTATTCCTTAGTATGAGTCGAGGCCCCTTTTAAAGGAAATTTTAATGTCTTGTCCTTTTAACAGACATGGCTGGTGCTGCACCAGAAGATTCTGAATTTGATGAACGCCTATATGACCTCAAAATGTCTAAGCTGTAAGTGATCTGTGCTTCAAGTTCAGTTTATTTATGTCGTTACATTTACTGTTAGTAGTCACATATTTATTCTGCTTGTCTTCCCTTTTTGCTTAAGTTGTGTTAAATGCATTTGTCTGCTTACATGCAAATTATAATTCTTTTTTCTTTTGATGTCACTGGAGTAGACTTGAGGCTGATGGAGAAGAATTCTTCACATCATATGAAGAGGTTTATGACAGTTTTGATGCAATGGGATTGGAGACAAATCTTTTGCGAGGCATATATGCTTATGGTAGAGGAAATTAAAACCTTGTTTTTCTCTTATTCTGTATGTAACTATACTCCTAAACTGAGGCAAGGACACCCTGGGATATATAGAAGACAAGGCAATAGTATATATGACTACTTTACGTTTGTCTATACTTGACAATAATATATCCATAAGTTGGAAAAATTACTTTGATGTTTACATAAAACTTTTTTTAATTGGCATATAACTGTTGCAATTTTTTCTTTAACTTCGGCAGAAGTTTTTCTAAGCTCCTTTATTTTCTGAAACTTTCTGTGGCTTGTGCTTAACATGGGACTGTAGGGTGTAGCCACAGTGTTTAATGTGTTGGTACAGAGGGACTGATATGCAACCCTGCAAGAACTTATAGACTAATATGCAATTATGCATTTGTACCTGCAAGAGGACAAAGTTTGTTAATACTATGTTTTGTCTCTGTCTATGTATTTTGTTGTTTCCAATATTTAAGGTCAAGGGGCTGTAATGATAAGACTCAGAATAATAATTTCTCAATAACATAACATCTCTCTCTCCCATCATTCTCTTGATTCTCTTTTGCACTCATTCTTAATGTTATGATCCTAGAAAGTAATCAGTtttcatggtatcagagctaggaGTGTGCACAAGGGACATAAAGTATCTCAGAATACTCCTTCCTCAAACCCaactttcttctatctgattAAACCTCTCTTTGCCATATTTCTATCTTTCTTCAAAACCCTCTTTAAACCCTCTTTTCAAAATGGCTGCATCTGGAAGAATAACTTATCAAGAAATGTTAAACCCTCTTTTTCTACACCCATCTGATAACGCCACCTCTATTCAAGTGGAAAAACTGCAAGGCTCAGCTGATTTTAGATCATGGTCAAGATCCATGGAGATAAACCTAGCCTCAAAACGAAAACTGGGATTTGTTAACGGAACAATCACCAGATCTACAGATGATGAAGCCAAAGCAGAGATGTGGGATGTCTGCAACAATATGGTAATCGCCTGGCTCACATCTAATGTTTCTCCTTCTATTAAAAGATCTATTATGTACATGACAAATGCAAGTGATATTTGGAAAAACCTTGAAACGAGATTTGCCTTGACTAATGGTTCAAGAAAGTACAAAATTAGTAAAGATTTGTACGAGGTCAAACAACACTCATCGAGTGTAAATGAGTATTAGACGACAATGAGAACCCTGTGGGAAAAATTAGATAATATGAACCTGTTGCCTGCTGTTGCTAACCCTTCAGATGAAATACAAAAACTTTTGGCCACCATTGAGCTTCAAAAGGAAGAAGCTCGACTGTTTCAGTTCCTGAATGGTCTTGATGATTCTTATAGTTCCATTCGAAGCCAACTGTTGATGTACAACCCACTGCCCACTGTGGAAATGGCCTCTGCAACTCTGCAGCAGGAGGAAGCACAGAGAGATCTATTACAAGGGTCAAAATCTGAGCATGAACTGATGGCCATGTACAGTAAGAACAATACTGAGCACAAATAAAGGTCTGTTGTCTGCAGTGCTTGTAAAGTAAGAGGCCATACTAGTGAAAGGTGCTGGACTGTGATTGGTTATCCGAGATGGCATCCCAAACACAAACCCAACTTTGCTGCTAACAGGATTAATACTAATCCAACTACAAGATGGTCAAGCAACAGAGTTCAAACGCCAAGAATGGCAGCTACAGTTCAGTCATCACAGAACTCAAATGGCATTCTTTTCACTCCACAAAAGTTGGAGCAATTGGCACAATTAATGCCACAGATGCAACTTTCACAGGATAAAGCAACAGAAGAATTGGGGGACTTTGACTTCCATTTCTCAGGAATGATCTCATGCTACAAGGCTGCTAGTATTGTTCAAGAGTGGATCATCGATTCTGGAGCCTCAGATCATATGACTCCATATCTGGATCTGCTCACTGAAACGATGGCAACAACTCTGTCTCCAAAGATAAATCTTCCAAATGGTGATACTGTGATAGTCTCACATACAGGTAACACTCAATTGTCAAATCGATTGTCTCTTCATAATGTGCTATGCGTACCTTATTTCAAACACAACCTATTGTCTGTACAAAAGCTCATTAAAGATAACAACTGCGAAGTGCAATTTTTTCCTACACACTGTAACATCCTTGACACTAGGTCTAAGCAAATCTTAGGTAAAGGTGTTGCCATAAATGGTCTTTATTACTTAACCTCAGATGTGTCTGCTCAGTTAAATACTAAATTTGTGCCCAAGTTACCTCACCAATCTTGTGCACACAACTCCTCTGCTGCACTAGATTCAAATCTTGAGTTTTGGCATTTAAGACTTGGGCATGCTCCCCTGCCTAAAATCAAACTCATTCCTCACTTGCCTGCCTCTACAAAATCTTTTCGTAAAGTTTGTGTCACTTGCCCCATGGCCAGGTTCACTAAGGTACCATTGCCGCCTAGTGGATCTCATGCCTCTAAACCCTTTGACTTGGTTCACATAGACATCTGGGGTCCTTACAAGGACTCCACAAAAGGAAATTGCAGATTTTTTCTGACCCTGGTAGATGATAACACCAGGTACACTTGGTTGTATTTGTTAAAATTTAAATCTGATTCTTTAAAAACTCTGCAATCATTCATAAACTTTGTTGAAAATCATTTCAAAACTTCTATAAAAACCATTCGATCCGATAATGCTTTGGAATTCAACACCTGTCAATGCCAACTATATTTTTCCAGCAAAGGTATAATGCACCAAACGTCTTGTGTGAGAAGACCACAGCAAAATGCCCGAGTAGAACGCAAGCACAGATACATCCAGGAAACTGCAAGAGCACTTCGATTTCAAGCTAATCTTCCCATCAGGTATTGGGGTGACTGTGTTCTCACAGCAGTCTACCTCATAAATAGGTTGCCTAACAGTGTCTTGCAGTTTAAAACTCCATATACTGCCTTGTATGGTAATGCTCCTGATTACGAGCTTCTCAAAGTGTTTGGTTGCTTGGCGTTTTCTACCAATCCCAATTTTTCCTCTGATAAGTTTCATCCAAGAGGCGTACCGTGTGTCATGTTGGGCTACCCAACAACTCAGAAAGGCTACAGATTGCTCAATTTACAAGACAAGCAAGAATTTGTATCGAGAGATGTTTTGTTTGTTGAGGATGTATTCCCCTTTCACCCTCAATCTGCAGATCAATATGTAACTCCTGTGCCAGCAAATGTTCTTAATCATCACACTGCAGACCTTGAAGATGATATATTTCTCACCTTACCCGATACTGAAGATGCAATTGAAACACCTATACCTGAAACACCTGAGCCTAACTCTACTCCTTCTCACACCTCTATCCTTTCTCCTCCCTCTATTCATGATCCTTCCTCTGTCACTACCAATGCAAGGAGGTCTACAAGAAACCACATACAACCTTTGTGGCATAAAGATTACGTAACCAATAATGCTTATGCCATATCCAATGTCACCAACACAACAGTAGCACCCCAGTTCAACTGCTTCATGTCAACCCTTGTCAACAACATTGATCCAGTCACCTTTAAAACTGCTATAACACATCCACAATGGGTGTCTTCCATGAATGCAGAATTGGACGCATTGGAATCCAATCATACATGGGATGTGACTGAGCTGCCTGCATGAAAGGTTGCCATTGGATGTAAATGGTTGTTCAAAACTAAATATAACCCTGATGGTTCCATTGAGAAATACAAGGCTAGGCTGGTGATTCTGGGGTGTAGACAGAATTT from Apium graveolens cultivar Ventura unplaced genomic scaffold, ASM990537v1 ctg1513, whole genome shotgun sequence harbors:
- the LOC141699927 gene encoding eukaryotic initiation factor 4A-2-like, whose protein sequence is MAGAAPEGSQFDARQFDAKMTELLGADGEEFFTSYDEVYDSFDAMGLQENLLRGIYAYGFEKPSAIQQRGIVPFCKGLDVIQQAQSGTGKTATFCSGVLQQLDFAVVECQALVLAPTRELAQQIEKVMRALGDYLGVKVHACVGGTSVREDQRILSSGVHVVVGTPGRVFDMLRRQSLRSDYIKMFVLDEADEMLSRGFKDQIYDIFQLLPPKVQVGVFSATMPPEALEITRKFMNKPVRILVKRDELTLEGIKQFYVNVDKEEWKLETLCDLYETLAITQSVIFVNTRRKVDWLTDKMRSRDHTVSATHGDMDQNTRDIIMREFRSGSSRVLITTDLLARGIDVQQVSLVINYDLPTQPENYLHRIGRSGRFGRKGVAINFVTKDDDRMLVDIQKFYNVVVEELPANVADLL